In Streptomyces sp. P3, one DNA window encodes the following:
- a CDS encoding P-II family nitrogen regulator, whose amino-acid sequence MKLITAIVKPYRLDEVKTALQELGVHGLTVTEASGYGRQRGHTEVYRGAEYQVDLVPKVRIEVVVDDAESEAVIDAVVRAAHTGKIGDGKVWALPVETVVRVRTGERGPDAL is encoded by the coding sequence ATGAAGCTCATCACCGCGATCGTCAAGCCCTACCGCCTCGACGAGGTCAAGACGGCCCTGCAGGAGCTCGGCGTGCACGGTCTGACCGTGACCGAGGCCAGTGGTTACGGCCGGCAGCGCGGCCACACCGAGGTGTACCGGGGCGCCGAGTACCAGGTCGACCTCGTGCCCAAGGTCCGTATCGAGGTCGTCGTCGACGACGCGGAGTCCGAGGCCGTCATCGACGCGGTCGTGCGCGCCGCGCACACCGGCAAGATCGGCGACGGCAAGGTGTGGGCGCTGCCGGTGGAGACGGTCGTCCGGGTACGGACGGGCGAGCGGGGGCCGGACGCGCTCTAG